A single region of the Buchnera aphidicola (Pseudoregma panicola) genome encodes:
- the miaB gene encoding tRNA (N6-isopentenyl adenosine(37)-C2)-methylthiotransferase MiaB, with translation MKKIYIKTWGCQMNEYDSFIIKNILEKKINCKNTTEYKKADILILNTCSIREKSQEKLFHQLGRWKTLKKKNPKIIIAVGGCVANQEEKKIYKRAPYVDIIFGTQTIHKLPKMIYEKKKNKNVLINTQLKTVKKFNVNTFYKQKNLSAYITIMEGCNKKCTFCIVPNTRGKEISRSHKDIILEIKNMVKNNIKEITLLGQNVNSYFYKNKIYTYTFSKLLYKISEIDEIKRIRFITSHPKDFSNKIIDSYKKIPKLVDFLHLPIQSGSNKILKLMKRGYNVERYKKIIKKILKIRPNMKISSDFIIGFPGETKKDFEKTLKIISEINFDNSFSFIYSKRPNTIASTMLDNVTLQEKKERLYKIQKILLYKKNQWNRRTIGTIQNILVHKKHEKLSKKLIGTTENNRTVCFSGSENKIGKIVKVEITKMKKKYFEGKMVD, from the coding sequence ATGAAAAAAATATATATAAAAACATGGGGATGTCAAATGAACGAATATGATTCGTTTATTATAAAAAACATTCTAGAGAAAAAAATAAATTGTAAGAATACAACAGAATATAAAAAAGCAGACATATTAATATTAAATACATGTTCAATAAGAGAAAAATCTCAAGAAAAATTGTTTCATCAATTAGGAAGATGGAAGACATTAAAAAAAAAAAATCCCAAAATAATAATAGCGGTTGGTGGATGCGTCGCAAATCAAGAAGAAAAAAAAATATACAAAAGAGCTCCTTATGTAGATATTATATTTGGAACTCAAACAATACATAAATTACCAAAAATGATATATGAAAAAAAAAAAAATAAAAATGTACTAATAAATACACAATTAAAAACAGTAAAAAAATTTAATGTAAATACATTTTATAAGCAAAAAAATTTAAGTGCATATATAACCATAATGGAGGGATGTAATAAAAAATGTACTTTCTGTATAGTTCCTAACACTAGAGGAAAAGAAATAAGTAGATCTCATAAAGATATAATATTAGAAATAAAAAATATGGTAAAAAATAATATAAAAGAAATCACTCTATTAGGACAGAATGTAAACTCTTATTTTTATAAAAATAAAATTTATACATATACATTTTCAAAATTATTATATAAAATTTCTGAAATAGATGAAATTAAAAGAATAAGATTTATTACAAGCCATCCTAAAGATTTTAGTAATAAAATTATAGATTCATATAAAAAAATACCTAAATTAGTAGATTTTTTACATTTACCTATACAAAGTGGTTCAAACAAAATTTTAAAATTAATGAAAAGAGGATATAATGTAGAAAGATATAAAAAAATTATAAAAAAAATATTAAAAATAAGACCAAATATGAAAATAAGTTCAGATTTTATAATAGGATTTCCTGGAGAAACTAAAAAAGATTTTGAAAAAACATTAAAAATAATATCTGAAATAAATTTTGATAATAGTTTTAGTTTTATATATTCTAAAAGACCTAATACTATTGCAAGTACAATGTTAGACAATGTTACATTACAAGAAAAAAAAGAAAGATTATATAAAATACAAAAAATTCTTTTATATAAAAAAAATCAATGGAATAGAAGAACTATAGGCACAATACAAAATATATTAGTTCATAAAAAACATGAAAAATTATCAAAAAAACTAATAGGAACTACAGAAAATAACAGAACAGTATGTTTTAGTGGTTCTGAAAACAAAATAGGAAAAATAGTAAAAGTAGAAATTACAAAAATGAAGAAAAAATATTTTGAAGGAAAAA